A genomic window from Montipora capricornis isolate CH-2021 chromosome 8, ASM3666992v2, whole genome shotgun sequence includes:
- the LOC138059728 gene encoding rho GDP-dissociation inhibitor 1-like, producing MADLGEQVAPIEDDEPEETPGYKAPAKKTLDEIQNLDADDESLVRYKQALLSGASQAGGDDGGPNVVVEKMSVVIEGRQDIDLDLTGDLSKLKGQVITIKEGVSYKIKITFKVKREIVAGLKYHQVILRKGIRVDKSSLMVGSYGPKPESFVYLTPFEEAPKGMIARGTYTAKSKFIDDDKNIYLEWEWKFDIKKDWD from the exons ATGGCTGACCTAGGTGAACAAGTAGCTCCAATAGAGGATGACGAACCAGAGGAAACACCGGGTTACAAGGCGCCGGCTAAGAAAACCCTCGATGAAATTCAAAATTTGGACGCGGACGACGAGTCCCTTGTGAGATACAAGCAAGCGCTACTCAGCGGTGCATCTCAAGCGG GTGGTGACGACGGAGGCCCAAATGTTGTGGTTGAGAAAATGTCCGTAGTCATCGAAGGTCGCCAAGACATTGATTTAGATCTCACAG GTGATTTGTCCAAATTGAAGGGTCAGGTTATCACGATCAAGGAAGGAGTATcgtataaaattaaaataacatttaag GTAAAGCGGGAAATTGTGGCTGGATTGAAGTATCATCAAGTTATTTTGAGGAAAGGAATAAGAG TTGACAAGTCTTCATTAATGGTAGGAAGTTATGGACCAAAGCCTGAATCTTTCGTTTACCTAACACCTTTTGAGGAAGCCCCCAAGGGAATGATTGCGCGTGGTACTTACACAGCAAAGAGCAAATTTATCGACGATGACAAAAATATCTACCTTGAATGGGAGTGGAAGTTTGATATAAAGAAAGACTGGGATTAG